TCCGGGTCGTCGGTCAGACCGGCCGGCTCGAACTTGAGGTTCGTGAACTTCTGGACGTAGGTCTCGAGCGGCACGCCGTACTGGAGGCCGATCGACACCGCGATCGAGAAGGCGTCCATCACGCCGGCCAGGGTCGAGCCCTGCTTGCCGAGCTTGAGGAACACCTCGCCGAGTCCGTCGTCCGGGTAGGAGCCCGAGGTCATGTAGCCCTCGGCACCGCCGACCGTGAACGACGTCGTCAGCGACGGGCGCGTCTTGGGGAGACGCTTGCGGATCGGCTTCTCGACGACGACGGTCTTGACGGTCTCGACGACCTCGGCCTTCGCGTTCGAGTCGACACCCTTGTTCTCGCCCTTGCCGGACGAGAGCGGCTGACCGACCTTGCAGTTGTCGCGGTAGACCGCAAGCGCCTTCAGGCCCAGCTTCCAGCCCTGGAAGTAGATGTCCTGGATCTCCTCGACGGTGGCCGCCTCCGGCATGTTGACCGTCTTGGAGATCGCGCCCGACAGGAACGGCTGCGCCGCTGCCATCATCCGGACGTGACCCATCGGCTTGATGGACCGCTCCCCCATCGCGCAGTCGAAGACCTCGTAGTGCTCGGTCTTCAGACCCGGTGCGTCGATGACGTGACCGTGCTCGGCGATGTATTCGACGATCGCCTCGGTTGTCTCGTTGGTGTAGCCGAGCTTCTTGAGGGCGACCGGGATCGTCTGGTTGACGATCTGCATCGAGCCGCCACCGACGAGCTTCTTGAACTTGACCAGCGAGAAGTCCGGCTCGATGCCGGTCGTGTCGCAGTCCATCATGAAGCCGATCGTGCCGGTCGGTGCCAGCACCGACGCCTGAGCGTTGCGCCAGCCCTGCTTCGTACCGATCTCGATGCCCTTGGCCCACTGCTTCGTGGCCTCGCGGTGCACGGCGATGTCCATCGCGTGCATCGTGCGGACCGCGTCGTTGGCGGCCTGGTGCTTGCGCATCACGCGAGCGTGCGGCTCGGCGTTCTGGGCGTAGCCCTCGTACGGGCCGACGACACCGGCGAGCTCCGCCGAACGACGGTAGGACGTGCCGGTCATCAGCGACGTGATCGCCGACGCGAAGGCGCGGCCGCCGTCGGAGTCGTACGCGAGGCCCGACGCCATGAGGAGCGCGCCAAGGTTGGCGTAGCCGATGCCGAGCTGACGGAACTTGCGCGTCGTGTCGCCGATCGCCTCGGTCGGGAAGTCGGCGAAGGTGATCGAGATGTCCATCGCGGTGATGATCAGCTCGACGGACTTCACGAAGCGCTCGACGTCGAACGAGCCGTCGTCCTGCAGGAACTTCAGCAGGTTGAGGCTGGCCAGGTTGCACGACGAGTTGTCGAGGTGCATGTATTCGGAGCACGGGTTGGACGCCGTGATGCGACCGGTCTCCGGCGTGGTGTGCCAGTCGTTGATCGTCGAGTCGTACTGGATGCCCGGGTCTGCACACTCCCACGCAGCCTGCGCGATGTCCTTGAAGAGCTTCTTGGCGTCGATGGTCTCGATGACCTCGCCCGTCGTACGAGCACGCAGCCCGAACTCGCCGCCCTCCTCGACCGCACGCATGAACTCGTCGTTCACGCGGACCGAGTTGTTGGCGTTCTGGTACTGGACAGACGAGATGTCGTGCCCGCCAAGGTCCATGTCGAATCCGGCGTCACGGAGGACGCGGATCTTGTCCTCCTCGCGCGCCTTCGTCTGCACGAACTCCTCGATGTCGGGGTGGTCGACGTCGAGCACGACCATCTTGGCCGCACGACGCGTCGCGCCGCCCGACTTGATCGTCCCCGCGGACGCGTCGGCGCCGCGCATGAACGACACGGGACCCGAGGCCGTACCACCCGAGGAGTGCAGGAGCTCCTTGCTCGAGCGGATCCGCGACAGGTTGAGGCCGGCACCGGAACCGCCCTTGAAGATCAGACCCTCTTCCTTGTACCAGTTGAGGATCGAGTCCATCGAGTCGTCGACGGCGAGGATGAAACAGGCCGAGACCTGCTGCGGGCTCGACGTGCCGACGTTGAACCAGACCGGGCTGTTGAAGCTGAAGACCTGGTGGAGAAGCATGTAGGTGAGCTCGTGCTCGAAGAGCTCGGCATCGGCGTCCGTCGCGAAGTAGCCGTTGTCCTTGCCGGCCTTCACGTACGTCAGGACGACACGGTCGAGGAGCTGCTTGAGCGACTGCTCACGCTGGTCGGTGCCGACCGCGCCACGGAAGTATTTCGTGGTCACGATGGTCGACGCGTTGACGCTCCAGAAGTCGGGGAACTCGACCCCGCGCTGCTCGAAGACCGTCGCTCCGGTCTTCCAGTTCGTCTGCACGACGTCGCGACGCTCCCACGTCACGTCGTCGTACGGGTGAACACCCTCGGTGGTGTAGACCCGCTCGATCGTCAGGCCCTTGCCGGCGCGCTTCGTCGTCTTGCGCCCCCGCGCAGCCCCGCTCGGTCCGCTGACCGTTTCCGTCATCTGATGTGCCCCTTCTCCCCGTGTCCCCGTGATGTGAGTGGTGCAGTGTTACTTGCTGTCCGACCGGTCGATCTCCTTGACCAGCTCGCAGTCGGCGTCGGCCGCCATCAGCACTGCGATCTCGTCGGCGAAGTCCGCCACGTCGGTGAAGTTCTTGTAGACGCTGGCAAACCGCAGGTATGCGACCTGGTCCAGCGCCTTCAGCGGCTCGAGCACGGCGAGCCCCACCTCGTGCGAGCTCACCTCTGCTCCCCCGGCCGCCCGCAGCGCGTGCTCGACCTGCTGGCCGAGACGCGCGAGATCGTCTTCGTCCACCGGGCGCCCCTTGCACGCCTTGCGGACTCCGCTGACCGCCTTGTCCCGCGAGAACGGCTCCGTGGCACCGGAGCGCTTGCAGACCGTGAGCTGAATCTGCTCGACCGTCGTGAAGCGCTTGTTGCACTCGGTGCAACTGCGACGGCGGCGGATCGCTCCCCCGTCGTCGGCGACGCGACTGTCGAGGACTCGGGTGTCGGTGTGCCGGCAGTACGGGCAGTGCATCCGTTCCTCCTGTGCGTCTCGCTGTGGAAGCCGTGTGGAGAACCCGGTGTTTCCTGTGGGTTGCGCCACGTCCCGTGTGGACTAGATGTGGATAACTACATCCGTGTAAGTACTAGATGTAGTGGCAACCGTACGCCGCAGCACCAGCCCATGCAACTCATCATCACGACTTGGACTGACATTTCTTCCGCCGCAGGTCAGAGGCTGTTTTGAGGCGGCGACACGGCGTGTCGGGGGGCGAAATCAGCTGCGGTGGCGGGGGCGTACGGGGCGGTCGTGGCGCATGCCGCGGAGGATCATGACGACATCGACCGCTGCGAGCAGGGCGATGGCACCCGCGATCACGCCGAGGACCGATGCAGCCCAGGTCATGCCCGGGGTCAGCAGGACCCAGAGAGCGATCGCCGCGAACGCGACGAGCCCGCCGACCGCGAGGCCGAGGCGCAACCGGTACGCACTGAGGGCCGTCTTGGGCTCCGTACCGGTGTGCTGCAGGCGGGGGCCGATGTGGGAGTGGGATGAGACCATGGCGCACCTCCTTCGGGTGTCACCAGTACAACGTCTAGAACGTCCCTATTCATCCCGATTGTACGCTTCCGCGGTCGACGAATTCGGCCTCTGACCTGGGCAGATGGCTCAGCCGTCGCCCTGCTCCTCCGCGTACGCCGCGCTGTACGCCGCCGCTGACTCCACGGAGTCGGCGGCGAAGGTCACGTGGCCGACCGGTACGCGGTCGCCGACCGCGTCAGCCACCCGAGCGGCGTCAGCCAGCGAGAACCCGCCGCACAGCTCAATCAGCGCCACGCGGTCCTCCTCGACCAGGCGCCGCGCGGCGTCAGGCGCGTCGGCCGGATCGGCCACCGGCACCATGTACGACCGCTGGCCGGCGCGGTCGAGCACCGTACGGTCCGCCTGAGGATCGGCTCCCGGATGTTCGTAGATGTATGCCCAGCTCGTCATCGCTCGACCGTACGAACTCAAGTCGGCTTGAGGTCAAGCCTCCGCTCTCTACGCCGCCGCGGGCGTGTAGTGCGGGATCGCCGCGATGAGCTGCTTCGTGTACTCCTCGCTCGGCGCGTGGAAGATCTCGTCGGGCTCACCGCTCTCCACGACCTTCCCCTCGCGCATCACGTACACCTGGTGCGCGACCAGCCGGACGACGGCGAGGTCGTGGCTGATGAACAGGTACGACAGCCCGAGCTCGCGCTGCAGCGAAACCATGAGGTCGAGGATCTGCTCTTGCACCAGTACGTCGAGCGCGCTCACGGCTTCGTCCATCACGACCAGCTCCGGATCCAGCGCCAACGCCCGCGCGATCGCGACCCGCTGGCGCTGCCCGCCGGACAGCTCATGCGGGTACCGCTCCGCGAACGACGCCGGCAGCGCCACCTTGTCGAGCAGCTCACCCACCTGCCTGCGGCGGCTCGCCTTGTCGCCGATCTTGTGGACGCGTAGCGGCTCGGTGACGCACTCCTCGATCGTGTAGCGCGGGTCGAGCGAGGCGTACGGGTTCTGGAACACCGGCTGCACCGACCGGCGGAACGCCAGAAGGTCCTTCCCGCGCAGCGACCCGACATCGGTGCCGCGATAGCGGACGACGCCGCCGTCGGGGTCCTCGAGCTTCAGCGCGAGCCGCGCGGTCGTCGACTTGCCCGATCCGGACTCGCCGACGATCGCGACCGTCTGCCCGCGCGGGATCGTGAGGTCGACGTGGTCGACGGCACGGAAGGGCTCGTCCTGGCCACGCAGCCGGTACGTCTTGAGCGCGTCCTTCACCTCGAGCAGAATCTCGGTCTCGACTCGCTGCGCTCCCTCGACCAGCGGGGATGATGCCTGCACGACAGGTGCAGCGGCGATCTTCACGCTGGCCATCCCGGGCGCGGCGGCGAGCAGCCGCTGCGTGTACTCGTGCTGCGGGTTCTCGACGACCTGCGCGGCCGTCCCGGTCTCCACGATCTCCCCGCGGAACATGACCGCGACACGGTCAGCCCGCTCGGCCGCCAGCGCGAGGTCGTGCGTGATGAGCAGGACGGCGGCGCCCATGTCGGACGCCAGCGCGGCCATCTGGTCGAGCACGAGCCGCTGCACCGTGACATCGAGCGCTGAGGTGGGCTCGTCGGCGAGCAGCACCTCGGGCCGGCACGCGAGCGCCATCGCGATCAGCGCACGCTGCCGCATGCCGCCGGAGAACTCGTGCGGGTACTGGTGGTAGCGCGACCCCGCGTCCTGGATCCCCGCCTGCTCGAGCAGCTCCACGGCGCGCTCCTTCGCGGCGTCGCCCTTGGCGATCCCGTGCACGAGCAGCGCCTCGGCGATCTGGTCGCCGATCTTCATGACGGGGTTCAGGTTGGTCATCGGATCCTGCGGGACCATGCCGATCCGGCTGCCGCGCAGCTTGATCATCGCGGGCTCGGACGCCGCCGTGATGTCGAAGTCGCCGAGCCGGATCTCGCCTGCGGAGATGCGTCCGTTGTCGGCGAGCAGCCGGTTCACGCACGCGGCGAGCGTCGACTTGCCGGAGCCCGACTCCCCCACGATCGCGACCGTCTCCCCTGCGGAGACGTCGAGGCTGACATCGCGCACGGCCTCCACCTCACCGCGCGACGTGGTGAAGGCGACGGAGAGATTCCGGATGCTGAGGACCGGCTCACGACCGGTACGCAGGGTGCTGGGGGTGGTCATCAGTTCCTCACGGCTCGGGGGACTCGCGCAGTGCAGCGGCAAGCACGATGGCCTGGATCTCGTCGCTGGGGATCAGCTCGGGCAGCGCCGTCGGCGGCGCGTCGTACGCGAGGGGGCTGACGGTGCCGTACAGGCGCATCGCTCCACCCGCGACGACAAGATCGCGCTCGAGCGTGAACCCGAACCACGTTCCCGTGAACCCCGGGTGGTGCAGAAGGGTGACGTCTTCGCCGTCGACGCTCAGCACGCGACGCCGGAAGCCAACGGCCTGCTCCGGCTCCACGGGCGACGCCACGGCAAAGCGCTCCAGCACCTCCGCCGGGACGATCTCCGCGCGCCGTACGGCGGTGCCGAGGGTCAGCAGATCGTCGACGGTCGCGAACAGCCCGGCGTGCCCGGCGACCCCGCCGAGCGCGTGCGCCACGTTTCCGTCCCTGACCGCACCGCGAAGCGGAGTCTCGCGCCAGCCCGAGAACCGCTCCGGTCCGAACGGCACGGCGTACGGCGTACTCGTCGCGACCATCGCGTACTCGTACGCGTCGTCGTCCGCACTCACCGCGGCACGTTCCGGCGGCACCGGACCGAACTGCGCCCCGATGCCGAGCGGCTCGGCGACCCTCGTGCGGAACGCGTCGGCAAGTGACATCGATGTGACGGCCTCGAGGACGGAGCCGGCGAGGATGAGTCCGAGGTCGGAGTACGCCCACGCGGTGCCGGGTGCGGACACCAGCGGCGCCTCCTGCACCCACCGCACCGCGCCGTCGCGGTCCGTCGTCTCGCAGTAGAGCGGCCACCACGGCCGCAGGCCCGCCGTGTGCGTCAACAGGTGCTCGAGCGTGACGTCGTCCTTGCCGTCACCGGCGAAGGCGGGCAGATACCGGCGTACGAGGTCGCTCAGGTCGAGCTGCCCGTCGGCGACGAGACGCATGGCGAGCAGCGTCGTGACCGCGACCTTCGTGACCGACGCCTGGTCGAACAGCGTGTCACGGGACATCGGCACGCCAGGCCCCTCGGCGCCGGGCAGGACCGCCCATCCCCCGACGGCGACTTCGCGCGTCTCGCCGGTCACGACGCCGAGTGCAGCACTCGCCGGGTGCCGACCGTCGGGCCCCAGAGCGAGGAGGCCTTCGATGTCTGTCGTGAGCACGCTCACCGCGCACCGCCGTCGAACACGACCGCCTCCGGCCACGCCTCCAGCGCCTCCGCCGAGAGCCCGGCGCGACCCGGCGTCACCGACCCGAGCACCCGCGGTCCCGACGCGCCCGTGCAGCTCGGCACGTTGCCCGGCAGTCCGTGCGCCGTCGCCCAGCCGATCAGCGCGAACGCCACGGCCTCCTTCTCCCCCGCCGGCACGCCCAGGTCGTCGGTCGTGATGACGTCGACGCTCGGCAGCAAGGCGCCCAGCCGCTCCATGAGGACCGGGTTCCGGACTCCGCCGCCGGACGCGACGAGGACGGACACGTCCGCAGCACGTACGGCGTCGGCGACCGTCACGGCCGTGAGCTCGACGAGCGTCGCGATGAGGTCCTCCAGGCTCGGGGCGGTGCCCGTACGGCGCAGCGCGTCCTGGACGTACCCGAGGTGGAACAGCTCCTTGCCGGTGCTCTTCGGCGCGGGAAGCGCGTAGTACGGCTCCGCGAGGAACGCGTCGAGCAGCGGCGCGACCACCGAGCCGGAGCGGGCCAGCGCACCGTCACGGTCGTACGTCTCCGCACCGTTCGTGCGATCGACGACGACTGCGTCGATCAGCGCGTTCGCCGGCCCGATGTCCCAGGCGACCGGGTCCTTGTCGGCGTCGCAGATGGTCATGTTGGAGATGCCGCCGAGGTTGAGCGCGGCGGCGCGCAGGCCCTTCGCGACGTACGGCGCGAGCAGGCGCGTGTCGAGGATCGGCACGAGCGGCGCGCCGTGGCCACCTGCGGCGACGTCGGCGGCGCGGACGTCGGAGATCACCGGAAGGCCGGTCGTCTCGGCGATCCACGCCGGTTGGCCGAGCTGGAGCGTGCCGAGCGCGTGACCGCCCTCGACCCAGTGGAAGACGGTCTGGCCGTGCGAGCAGATCGCGTCGACCGTCGCGTCGCCGGCCGAGGCGTGCGCCTCGAGCGCGCCGGCTGCGGCACCCGCGAACGCCTGACCGAGCAGCGTGTCGAGCTCGCACACCACGTCGAAGCCGACCGGTGCCGGCGGGAGCGCCGCGATCAGCCGACGCCGGAGCTCTGCCTCGTACGGCACGGAGTCGGTGAGCTCGATCCTCGCCGTGAGCGTGCCGTCCGCCTCGGTGAAGTCGACGATCGCGACGTCGATCCCGTCGTGGGAAGTCCCCGAGATCATTCCCAGCACACGCATCAGGCAGGCTCCTCAGAAGTAGTAGGGCGGTCTCCATCGACGCTTGCCCGATCAACGACGACGCGCAGCACTCCCCCGGCGTCGTCGAGCGCGGCGCGGGCGTGGTCGGCGTCGAGGCCGGTCGCGATCATCGCGATCGCCAGCTTCGCGTGCCAGCCGGCGTCCTCGAGCGCCCTCTCGGCGACGGCGTCGTCGATCTCGGTCGCGAGCGTGACGATTCGCACGGCGCGGCGCCGCAGCTTGGCGTTCGTCGCCTTCACGTCGACCATCAGCGTCCGGTAGGTCTTGCCGAGCTGGACCATCGCGATGGTCGAGAACATGTTGAGCACCATCTTGGTCGCGGTCGCGGCGCCGAGACGCGTCGATCCCGTCACGACCTCCGGCCCGACCGCCAGCTCGATGCCGTGGTCGGCGACCTCGGCCAGCGGCGTACTGGTGTTGCAGGCGACGCCGACAGTCAGCGCGCCCCGCTCCGACGCGCGCACGAGCGCCCCGAGGACGTACGGCGTACGCCCGCTGGACGCGATCCCGACCACGGTGTCGAGCTCTCCGACGGCGTGGGCATCGACATCCGTGGCACCCGCCTCGGCGTCGTCCTCCGCAGCCTCGACCGCGCTCACGATCGCCGCAGGACCCCCGGCAATGATTCCGATGACGACGTCCGGCCCCGTGCCGAAGGTCGGCGGGACCTCCGACGCGTCGAGGACACCGAGCCGCCCGGACGTCCCGGCACCGACGTACAGGAGCCGGCCACCGCGGCGCATCCGCTCCACCGTCGCGGCGATCGCGTCGGAGACGGCCGGCAGCACCGCGCGTACGGCCGCAGCGACGGTCTCGTCACGATCGTTCATCAGCGTGACGAGCTCGGGGACCGAGAGCTCGTCGAGCATCAGGTGGCTGTCTGCGACGGCCTCGGTCGTGAGGGCGTCGAGGTCCTCCAGGTCGGAGGGCGAGGGCAGGTGGGTCGCCATCAGCGACCTCCCGTCTTGGGATCGAGGGCGGCACGCAGGCTGTCGCCGAGCAGGTTCAGCCCGATGACCGCGAGGATGAGCGCGGCTCCGGGGGCGAAGAGCATCCAGGGAGCGACGCTGACCAGCGTCTGCGCGTCGTAGACCATACCGCCGAGCGACGCCGCCGGCGGCGGAGTGCCGAAACCGAGGAAGCTCAGCGACGCCTCCGTGAGGATTGCCCACGACAGCGACAGCGTCACCTGTACGACGAGGATCCCGGACATGTTCGGCAGCACGTGCGCGAACAGCGTCGACAGCCTGCTGCGCCCGATCGCGGTCGACGCCATCACGTACTCGGCGTTGCGCAGCGTCAGCACCGGGCCCCGCGCGACGCGCGCGAAGATCGGCAGGTAGACGACGGCGATCGCGAGGGCGACCGTCACCCAGCTGCGCTTCAGCGTGGCAGCCAGCGCGAGCGCGAGGAGGAGCGAGGGGAACGCGAACAGGACGTTCGTGATGATCCCGACGCCGCGGTCGAGCAGCCCCTGGTAGTAGCCCGCGAGCACGCCGAGGAGCACGCCGACGATCGCAGCGGCCGCGACCGAGACGACGGCGACACGCAGCGAGTTCGCGAGGCCCGAGCACACCCGCGAGAACACGTCGCGGCCGAACTGGTCGGTGCCGAACCAGTGCGCACTGCTCGGGCCCAGCAGCGACTGGGAGACGTCCTGCTCGGCGGGGTCGTACGGCGTCAGACCGAACGTCGCGAGGAGCGCGAGCCCCAAGACGACGGCCATGAGGATCAGGCCGATGATGCCCGCGGGCGTACGGAACGCCGCGACCCACGCGCTCGACCGCTTCGTCGCGTCCGTCCTGATCTCGGGGACGTTGTTGCTCGTCTGCGTCGCACTCATCGCACACGCACCCGGGGGTCGACGAGGCGGTAGACGAGGTCGGTGAGGAGGTTCACCAGCACGAACATCGCCGCGATGATCAGCACGGTGCTCTGCACGACGGCGTACTCCTTCTGCGTGAGCCCGAGCAGCACCTGCCGGCCGATCCCGGGGATGGCGAAGATCTGCTCGACGACCAGCGCGCCGCCCAGCAGGAAGCCGAACTGAAGCCCGGTCATCGTGACGACCGGGATCCAGGCGTTGCGCAGGATGTGCTTCTCCTGCAGGCGGCGAGGGGGTACGCCCTTGGCGCGCGCCGTACGCACGTAGTCCTCGGCGCGCACGTTGAGGATCGCCGCACGGGTCGTCTGCAGGACGGGTGGCGCGATGCTGACGCCGAGCACGAGGGCGGGCAGCAGCATCTGCTGGAGGTTCATCCACGGGTCCTCGAAGAAGGTGCGGAAGCCCTCGCCGTTCGGGTACCAGCCGAACTGGTTGGCGAGCCACGTGCCGAGCGCCGTCGCGAGCAGGAAGGACGGCACCGACAGCGCGAGGAGGCTGCCGAGCTGCGTGACGTTGTCGCGCGCCTTGCCCGGCCGGCTGGCGGCGAGGACACCGCCGGGTACGCCGAGCGCGAGGCCGATGACGATCGAGAGGATCGCGAGCTCGATCGTGATCGGCAGCGCCTGCGCGGTCATCGAGAGCACCGTGGTGTGCGCGGTCGTCGACACGCCGAGGTTGCCGGTGAGGACGCCGCCGAGCCAGCTGAGGTACTGCATGATCAACGACTGGTCGACGCCGTAGTACGCCTCGAGCGACTCGATCTGCGAGGGGCTCAGCTCGCCGGCGGCGATGCCGTACGCGGCGGTGATCTGGTCACCGGGCACGACACGGAGCACGACGAACGTGACGATCGAGACGCCCAGCAGGGTCAGCACCGCCTCACCGAACCGCCGCGCCACAGGGTGACGGGCGGTACGGCGCAGCCGGGGGATCAGATCGACGCCTTCCAGAGCATCGACAGCGACGCATCGGTGCGCGCCTCGAGATCCTTCACCGCCGTGTTCGACGCGATGTACTCCTTGGGCGTGAACAGCCAGATCCACGCCGCGTTGTTCACGAGGTCGTCGGAGATCTGGGTGTAGATCTGCTTGCGCTCGGCCTCGTCGGTGGTGGCGATCCCCTGGGCGAAGAGGGTGTCGAGGGCGGGCGAGCCGTAGCCGGCGACCTTGGCGTAGCTGCCGTTGGACGTGAAGTAGCGGGCGTACATCGTGTTGGGATCTGCGCTGCCGGCGTTCTGGGCGATGGCGGCGTCGAAGTCACCGGCGAGCCACTTCTCGACGTACTCGTTGGAGTCGAGCGTCTCCACGTTGACCTTGATGCCGATCTTGCCGAGCTGCGCCTGGATGTTCTGCGCCTCGTCGACCGCGGTCGAGTAGAGGCCCTGCGACGTCATCAGGTCGAGCGTGAACCCACCGGCCTTGCCCGCCTTCTCCAGGTAGCTCTTCGCCTTGTCGAGATCCTGCTCGGGGCACGGCTGCGCCTCGGGGTCGGAGCGGTAGTCCGGGGACGTGATCGGACCCGTGACGTCACCCGAGCCGAGCGCCGCCGAGTCGACGACGTCCTTTCGGGAGATCGCGCACTGGATGGCCAGTCGCGTGTTGACGTCGGACAGGACCGGGGACGCCGCGCGCAGCTGGAGCACGTGGTACTGGAGCGAGTCGACCGGCGTGGTCTTCACCTTGTCCGACGTGGCGGACTTCGCGGTCACCGGGTTGTCGAAGACGGCCAGGTCGACGGACCCGGTCTTGAGCGCCGAGACCATCGCCTGGTCGTCCGGGATGATGCGGAACTCGAGCGTCTTCGCGCCCGGCGTGCCGGCGTAGTAGTCGGGGTTGGCCTTGAGCGTGATCGACTCGTTGGCCGTACGGCTGTCGAACGCGTACGGGCCGGACCCGACCGGCTTGGTCTCGAGACTCTCGACGCTCACGTCCGACGGGACGATCGACGTGTTCACGAGGCTCAGGCCGGAGACGAACGAGGCGTCGGGCTGCTTGAGGTTCACGACGACCGTCGTGGGGTCGGGGGTCTCGAT
Above is a genomic segment from Mumia sp. Pv4-285 containing:
- a CDS encoding ABC transporter permease; its protein translation is MDLAVHAQGVHRVEHGGEGSRGAHRCVAVDALEGVDLIPRLRRTARHPVARRFGEAVLTLLGVSIVTFVVLRVVPGDQITAAYGIAAGELSPSQIESLEAYYGVDQSLIMQYLSWLGGVLTGNLGVSTTAHTTVLSMTAQALPITIELAILSIVIGLALGVPGGVLAASRPGKARDNVTQLGSLLALSVPSFLLATALGTWLANQFGWYPNGEGFRTFFEDPWMNLQQMLLPALVLGVSIAPPVLQTTRAAILNVRAEDYVRTARAKGVPPRRLQEKHILRNAWIPVVTMTGLQFGFLLGGALVVEQIFAIPGIGRQVLLGLTQKEYAVVQSTVLIIAAMFVLVNLLTDLVYRLVDPRVRVR
- a CDS encoding ABC transporter substrate-binding protein, translated to MNKHNRHGRRALATGTTALAAALLVAGCSGGSGSGGDSDGAMVFGITADPTQMVPWTATSEQSIQVLSQIYSPLLNTDENSAPVDGLAALPEVSDDGRTYTFTLQDGLTFSDGSALDSEDVKYTYEKIMDPASNASSASYLASVASIETPDPTTVVVNLKQPDASFVSGLSLVNTSIVPSDVSVESLETKPVGSGPYAFDSRTANESITLKANPDYYAGTPGAKTLEFRIIPDDQAMVSALKTGSVDLAVFDNPVTAKSATSDKVKTTPVDSLQYHVLQLRAASPVLSDVNTRLAIQCAISRKDVVDSAALGSGDVTGPITSPDYRSDPEAQPCPEQDLDKAKSYLEKAGKAGGFTLDLMTSQGLYSTAVDEAQNIQAQLGKIGIKVNVETLDSNEYVEKWLAGDFDAAIAQNAGSADPNTMYARYFTSNGSYAKVAGYGSPALDTLFAQGIATTDEAERKQIYTQISDDLVNNAAWIWLFTPKEYIASNTAVKDLEARTDASLSMLWKASI